tttattcatttttgagagacagagcatgagcaggggaggggcagagagagagggagacacagaatcccaagcagactccaggccctcagctgtcagcacagagctcgatgaggggctggaactcaagaaccgtgagatcatgacgtgagccagagttggacgcttaaccggctgagccacccaggtgcccctattattgtctttttttttcaagtaagctcTACGTCCAAAGCGGGGCTTCAATTCACAACCCAGAGATccagagtcacgtgctctactgattgagctaGCCAGGAGCCTGGGAATGGGTTATCATTTTAAACAGTGGTAGAAGAGATTTGGGGAAGGTCACTCTGAAGCGGTGACATTTAAATAAAGGCCTGAAGGAGATAAGGGAATGACCATATGGAGATTTCAGAAAGAGgattctaggcagaaggaacagctggtgcaaaggccctgaggtgggaccATGCTGAGTATGCTAGACAGCAGCAGGGAGGCCtcatggctggagtggagagATGGGGTCAGTGATCTCCATAGCTGCTATTCTCAGAAATCACCTTTATTATTTGCTTACCAGCTGACCATCTGTGTCCCCTGACTTGGCCATGAACCGCGGAATGCAGGGCCCTTGTCTATCTGTTCCAGTACTGCACTGTCAGCTCCTCATGCCAGTCCTGGACCTCAGCCACCTCTGCAGCAAGGTCTCCCTTGTCACATTCCCTATCTCAAGTGTATTTGCCCTTGTTATTATCTCAAAACAgcctgtttttggttttgttttgtttttttgccgcAGAGTATTGGATACAACGCCAACTTAGATTTCCCTCTGGTAATTTaatctcattctcttcctcttgaCACTGAGCTTCCCAGGTTTAATTTCTACCGGgatcaaaaaattaaatgttgagatttacatttcaaaagagGACTATTTGCTGCACTAGGAGCAGATTGTAAAGGATAGGCCTCAAAGTAGGAGGAGGACGGGGCAGGAATCCAGGAGTGGAGGGGCCCTGGGCTAGGACTGAGGCTGTAGGCAGGTGGACAGATACAGATTTGCTCTGGACTCCGAGCCTTCAGAATAAAGAGATAAATtaaatgggggtggggctgggggctcctcCATGGTCCTGGGTGAGGACACACGTAGGGTAGGAAAAGTAGTAGGAAGTCAAAGGCAGCAACAAATAGTCCTGAGGTCATCCAGATATGTCTGACCCTGAATCATCCACTACACTTGTATACCCCCATTTTATTCTGAGGTATTCAAATGTGGGCAACCCAACAGCTCACCTGGGCAACTTTCACACCCTGGTCCAATGCAAACTGTACCAGCCCAGTGGCTGTATCATGGGAGAGGGAATTCAGGTTGTACTTGACCCTGCAGTGGGAGACAGAGCCCAGTCAACCTCAACCTCAATCCAGCTACCAATCCCTTCCAGCCCACCCTGGCCCCTCCCGGATGCCCCTCACCGCCCAAGCATGCTGGTAGAGATGAGGTTTGGAGACAGCACGTCCAATGCCCAGCCCACAAAGTCCCCGTCCTCCTGCATTTTCACAAAGAGCCTGTCTCGCTCGCTCTCCGATAGGGTCTTTGAGTCTGGGAGGAGGattgggagagaagggaagtgactGGTTCCCCCAGttcctgctctctcctccagTTTGCACCCGCCCCTCCACATGCCCATGAACCCCCTCCCCAGACTCACACCTCAGGCTCACCTGCCACTTTCAGGGCTTCCAGATCTGCCAGACGAGACAGGGGGCAATAACAGATGGCGTAGACCATGGGGCCTGGGGAAACGGGTGTCCAACCAGTGAGCCGTGAAAACCGTTATCCCTATTCCATCATCACCGCTTTTCCCGGTGCCATCACCACTATTACCCGCCTCCCTGGGTAGGGTCCAATCCTGGCTCCCGTTTCATTGCAACTAGCATTCCCCTTAtcacacccctccccctgcccagccctggggGCGCACCCAGCACCGGGCCCCGTCCCGCTTCATCGACACCCAGGATGCAGGGCTCCTTGCGGCACACCGCAGGCACAGGCGAGTTCAGGCGACAGCGGCCCGTACTGTCTCTGTCCAGCTCGCTGAGATCCATGCTGCCTCTGCCGCCGCTACAAGCCTCAACAATGAAATCTGCGGGCCCAGGTCTCGGCGCGCGATTTCCGCGGGTCCGGAAGCGGCTCTCGCTCCCGACCAATCGGTGCGCAGGACACGCCCCCGGTGCGCCTGCCGCCGTTAACGTTTGCGCAGGGCCGCCGAAGCTCCTGCCGTGTGGCCTCTTGGGAATTGTAGTTCCCAAGGCCGACCGCCGAACTCTTCGTTTGGGGAACGGGGTGGGCGGGGTCGCTTTCCAAGCTCCGCCCCTGAATCTCTGAAGCCCCGCCCGTCGGGGCTGGTAGTTGGTTGGAGAAATAAAGGGGAAATTGATGCGGGTCTCGGAGGATTCCACCCAGTCAGGACCTAGAAGGTCAAATACCACTATACAGCCAGAATAAAACAGTGTCCACATCACTGGGTCCCTGTCTTGCACAGTCTAAGCCTTTTGGACTAGGTATTCCCACCTACACTGAGCTCAGGCCTCCAGATTTGAGGTCCcccaactccctctctctctccgtacTTCACCCcgaccctctccccccaccccctgcttcctTACCCTCTAATTGGGgctaagccccccccccccccaactgtgaTCCCAGATCTCAACAGACTTCTGCTCAGAGTCTGTGCCTACCAGGCAAGGCCATTCCCCCCAAATCAAGGTTCATGTCCCCCAGTTCTCTAATCTCAGCGGGGCTCATGTTCTCGGCCTGGAGGTCCCTGACCTGCAACAGGCTCATACCCCTTCCTCAGGGTCACAGTTCCTCCATCTCCgattccccctccctgcccctcaccatctatctttctttctttctccccggCTATCAGTGGGGCCCAGGGTTCCTGACTCAGCTCTTCCCTCTCCCGCCATCCTCAATTCTCAGCCctagggcccccccccccctcattcCCACCACACCACCccgcccctcctctctccccgcccACCCAGGGAACTCTCAATCCCGGACTAGACAGCCCGTCCTGACCCCGCCTCCTCTGCGCCAGTCTCTCACCCGGGTTCAGGGCCTCCAGTCGCAATCGGTCGGTTTGCAGGACATACAGTCACGTTGTCTGCAGGGCCGCACTTGCACCAGATTTTCGCGGTCCATGAACACCGGGCCCGGCGCTGTGCCCACCACCTCGCGGCTGCGCTCTTGCTTGCCCAGGTCACAGAAACAGCGCCACTTTCCCCACGGGCCAAGGATTGAGTCCAACACTTCTAGGGATGGAGGGCCAGGTAGGGGGGAAtctacccccctccccttcctctagGAAGGGAGGAGGATAAAGACACTAACAAATGACATCTTCTGTTTGCTGGGCTCTGCCTCTGTGCCAGACACCCCACCATAGACTATTTCAGTTTCTCTTCCCCCATTGTTCCCGGGTGGGTAAACTGAGACCTTTAGAAAGCAAGTCACTCTTTGAGCTCATACACCTGGTGTGTGGCCCCGAGGGACTGCAAACTGACACTTCCCGCTTATGCCAGCCTGCCCAGTTGGGAGTGTGATACACCATTGGTGCCCACCATCTGAAGCTGACTCCCTCCGGTCTTCACGGAGGTGATACTGGGCCTGTTCAGCAAGCCCTGACCAGGAGGCCTGCCAGGTGGTAAATCAAATGACATAATTGGCATAATGAAGGTACTGACAGCCCGCGGCGATGTGCTAGCTTGTACTACAAAAACCATTATTATGACCACTTTTAAAGCTGCTCCAACCTTCTTTGTGCTTATCGGAGGCT
This DNA window, taken from Neofelis nebulosa isolate mNeoNeb1 chromosome 4, mNeoNeb1.pri, whole genome shotgun sequence, encodes the following:
- the LOC131510586 gene encoding ribonuclease H2 subunit A isoform X2, which encodes MDLSELDRDSTGRCRLNSPVPAVCRKEPCILGVDEAGRGPVLGPMVYAICYCPLSRLADLEALKVADSKTLSESERDRLFVKMQEDGDFVGWALDVLSPNLISTSMLGRVKYNLNSLSHDTATGLVQFALDQGVKVAQVFVDTVGLPDTYQERLQQRFPGIEVTVKAKADALYPVVSAASICAKVARDQAVKNWHFVEKLQDLDADYGSGYPNDPKTKAWLRKHVEPVFGFPQFVRFSWRTAQSILEKEAEGVMCVASPTGRTH
- the LOC131510586 gene encoding thrombospondin type-1 domain-containing protein 8 isoform X3, translated to MAGSPADLLLPPLMLLLLATPAQFSPEYHYFGEQDEGDTWEQLRQQHQEKEVLDSILGPWGKWRCFCDLGKQERSREVVGTAPGPVFMDRENLVQVRPCRQRDCMSCKPTDCDWRP